From one Montipora capricornis isolate CH-2021 chromosome 10, ASM3666992v2, whole genome shotgun sequence genomic stretch:
- the LOC138021356 gene encoding uncharacterized protein, with product MAAVSHADFNRAVKFSLAKRGTPDIYLKPKQLEALKAVVQQKRDVLAVLPTGYGKSVIYQLVPNMCNFLFQGGNYCSIAIIVSPLTALMMDQVEKIKMQGQSTAIIQAECLEADNYLNDREINVHGDSVENVLRGRVSILFSHPEVLVSNKKCREILLSDVYQKNVVCVVADEAHCIVDWGYDFRPDYGKLDTIASIFPSKPFIALTATAPVAYQDAIIEKFAMQNPLRVLEKPNRSYIFYDIRQRPPAIKKSNEEQFEKLINGFGCQLKELKNNFPLTIIYTSLHLCGFGYNLLEQQLGDDQYFPPGCKHVPTNRLFAQFPEPSFVAPDFCHTLFRVSSISQRMSTMSASFFSSSKCIGIGNKDVLSFIARL from the exons ATGGCTGCCGTCTCCCATGCCGATTTCAATAGAGCGGTGAAATTTTCCCTAGCAAAACGCGGAACGCCCGATATATATTTAAAACCAAAACAGTTGGAGGCGTTAAAAGCCGTTGTGCAGCAAAAGCGAGATGTGTTAGCCGTCCTTCCAACAGGATACGGCAAGTCTGTAATTTATCAGCTTGTACCAAATATGTGCAACTTCTTGTTTCAAGGCGGAAATTATTGCTCGATTGCAATTATTGTGTCGCCATTGACCGCTTTGATGATGGATCAAGTTGAGAAAATAAAGATGCAAGGACAGTCGACAGCAATTATCCAAGCTGAATGTTTGGAGGCGGATAATTATTTGAATGATCGAGAGATAAATGTACATGGTGATTCTGTGGAAAATGTGTTACGTGGACGTGTCAGCATCTTGTTTTCTCATCCTGAAGTGcttgtcagcaataaaaaatgcaGGGAAATTTTGCTATCGGATGTGTATCAAAAAAACGTAGTCTGTGTTGTGGCCGACGAAGCGCACTGCATCGTGGATTG GGGATATGATTTTAGGCCAGATTATGGGAAGCTGGATACCATTGCTTCTATATTCCCAAGTAAGCCTTTTATTGCTTTGACTGCAACAGCACCAGTGGCATATCAAGACGCAATTATAGAAAAGTTCGCCATGCAAAATCCATTGAGAGTTCTTGAGAAACCAAATCGATCCTATATATTTTACGACATAAGGCAGAGACCTCCAGCTATCAAAAAGAGCAATGAAGAGCAATTTGAAAAACTCATTAATGGCTTTGGATGCCAGTTGAAAGAACTGAAGAACAACTTTCCCTTAACCATTATTTACACTTCCCTCCATCTCTGTGGTTTTGGTTACAATTTGCTTGAACAGCAACTTGGTGATGACCAATATTTTCCTCCTGGGTGCAAGCATGTTCCCACTAACAGAttgtttgcacaatttccaGAACCATCATTTGTGGCACCTGACTTCTGCCACACTCTATTTAGAGTTTCTTCTATTTCACAAAGGATGTCAACCATGTCTGCAAGCTTCTTTTCATCCTCAAAATGCATTGGCATAGGAAATAAAGACGTCTTGTCATTCATTGCAAGACTTTGA